The Ricinus communis isolate WT05 ecotype wild-type chromosome 8, ASM1957865v1, whole genome shotgun sequence sequence aaagatatctGAAAAATTGTCGCTCTTTATTATTTCACTTAGAACATACATTTTAATaccatataattaaataatacaatataacacataattaaaagataaagtttccatatatttaattaatgataCATGCACGTGAATGTAAGAGATAACATCGGATATAACTGAGAATCAAACACCATAATAGGCTTTTAAAGGGGCAATAGCCGTTTCAACTTTGTCAGAGCTCTTCTGCACTTGTGCCTGGTGGCGGTTAAGGACttcaataaaatcaaaaggCCTGTATTGCAAAGGGTGTTCTTCATCCACTAGCTCTTCCGGTGCTTTTATCAAGTAGCCCGGTTTAAATGCTGAAAACGTTCCGAATGAGTACCTTACCTCATTTCCGATCATTGTTACTCGATGAAATGGAGCATATAGACGACCGTTAACCCATGCCTGCGAGTATACGCTTTGAGCAATGTTAGTGGgcagaaagaaaaggaaagtcTTCAAGAGCATTAGGATTAAATTTCCATCCTCTTGCATCGCAAGGAAAGACACTCAGAACATTAACTTACTAGCTTGAAAGCTGAAATTAATGAGATCCTTACTCATCTATACTAAAACTGTCTTCAGGCGAGATTCTAAATTTGATCATCTACTAGAGCTCAATGaaccaaaaaataattaacgaAATAAAATTGTACTGACCTGTTGAtaaaacattaattatattttctttcagtaataatcaaattaatgaatGTGGAAAGTGGAAATCATGAAAATAACTCACATTGAAAGATTCTCCAAATATGACAAGGAAATGGTCTGGTTCGAGTTTGATATTGGCCCACTCCCCATTTTTGGTCTCAACTTCTAAACcatcaatttgattttggtaCAGAATGGCAATTATGCCTTGATCCGTGTGGGCAGCTAGTCCAAGCTGTGTCTCAGTGGTATTGGGTGCTTCATATCTCATTACCCTGAGAGAGGAGGCAGTTGAATTCATATGTTCATCCAAGTACTTGTCAACACCCAAGTTCTCCAAAATCATCCtccttattattttttccacTTCAAGTATTTGCTTGGAGTAGGATTGTATGTTCTCACTGCCAAAGTAAGTGGAAAAATTACACTTAGTATAATCCTAACAAATAGTTATAAAGAAATTGTCGTGCCCGATATTTATTGCGGATGGGAATCATAATggaagtaaaaaaagaaaaataatggtGAAGGTTGAAGTTCACAAACCTGAAACTTGGCTTTCCTCCAGGCCATAGGACATTGGTTAAGCTTTCGACATTTTCCAAAGTAATGGGATCGATGATTCCAAGACTCTCATGAAGTGGAGTAAAAGGTGATTTTCCAATATATCCACAATTTGGTAATTCCGAAGTATTACGCATTTTGTTTTCTAGAGGTAAGGCAAAAAGCTCTTCGAGGTCACTAAGAATGGCCTGTCTAAGCtctaaagaaattttattggAGGAAGCCTTGAAGCATCCATGTTCTTCTAATGCTTTCACAACTTGGGTTCTTACTGATTCCCACTCTTCAGTATTATTGTCGGGATTGAGGTCTAATCTAGAGAAATCAATGACTGGAACAGCAAGATAAGTTTTTGGACTCATTCTGTTTTCCTTCTTTAAGTTTGTTTCTTCACTAGATATGTAATAAGAGAAGcacttcttttattcttgttGGAGAATATATAGGACAGTTTACTATTATTCGATTGACATTTCTCATGGTTCTTTGCCTCTTTATTATAGAGTTTGAAAGGACATTTTTTCTGTTCACAAGGGGACAAATGAAGGCTCCCACCCAATTCACTGAAGAATCTCTTCCTCAAAGCTTAGTCAATAGTTGAAGTAGTAGGTATATTTCAATAtccaacatatatataaatttgagctTTGGGAGAGAAAATCATCACCATCAACAACTTATATTTCTAAT is a genomic window containing:
- the LOC8271356 gene encoding probable 2-oxoglutarate-dependent dioxygenase AOP1, which encodes MSPKTYLAVPVIDFSRLDLNPDNNTEEWESVRTQVVKALEEHGCFKASSNKISLELRQAILSDLEELFALPLENKMRNTSELPNCGYIGKSPFTPLHESLGIIDPITLENVESLTNVLWPGGKPSFSENIQSYSKQILEVEKIIRRMILENLGVDKYLDEHMNSTASSLRVMRYEAPNTTETQLGLAAHTDQGIIAILYQNQIDGLEVETKNGEWANIKLEPDHFLVIFGESFNAWVNGRLYAPFHRVTMIGNEVRYSFGTFSAFKPGYLIKAPEELVDEEHPLQYRPFDFIEVLNRHQAQVQKSSDKVETAIAPLKAYYGV